A stretch of Leptolyngbya subtilissima AS-A7 DNA encodes these proteins:
- a CDS encoding PAS domain S-box protein: MSSLTLFCFADALAQVPPLLAARFPDCRVVLATTGSAVTDYLAQLDSAEVAIAIVPASWLGTEALRSFCDRFPQALMVVLDPVVKPPLADQPSTDYSESVYRRLPHPGTDAELVFTVTAALKHYRQEQQLTLSQAALADAHRQLDVLRRRMSALMVQLDWGVASASDRAQTERALRRSQSGLAEAQRIAQLGSWELDLASQTISGSAELLRIYGLDPAQPAPDYDQWRQMIPPEDWLPLEAAIGKAIALGTPYEVEHRIVRPDGSVRYLLGRGEAVYNDQGEVVQLRGTGQDCTEAKLAELALRQSEAKNQAIFSAVPDLTAVVNAQGQYVDFAYNRFTGELLPQVAQGIVGAYVADVLSPELAYEWLTAIERTLATGTAQFFEQQLSFGDRTQYEVVRMVPYQADQVLVLVRDISDRKGIEMEMRRHRDLREAIFNESTDALFIVDSETDLILDCNQRAVMLFEADSGDRLLQRRGNSLQCQPFSEAELTVARQEVAKHGFWSTEVEYLTLKGERFWGNLAAKPISVADTPMLLVRVTDITDRKRTELALELAKERYRRATQAARAGVWELNLATNTGYLDPTIKALVGWDSEVIDESLDQWLTLIHPEDRDPLNAAIQACIQGKTEEFVFEYRMPHRDGSVVWVLSRGHLRRNAQGQPEAFLGTTTDITPLKQVELALKQLNEELEQRVQQRTQAMQTLAAVVENSTDLIGTATLDGVAIYLNQAGQRLVGLEHEPVAGRSIKSLLSAATVPQFEQEALPTLMADGMWQGESTFCHAQTGEAIAVEQVMFLVKDPNTQEPLCLATIGRDIRDRKRSELAVQESETRFRQIAEAIEEVFWMSTADTAQILYVSPGFEQIWGLSCEALYQSTSVWLNSIHPDDRPAVEATLPATAATTLDKVYRIYRADGELRWISDRSFPVLNEAGEVYRVVGVATDITERRQAEQALRENEELFRGIFEQSAMGIIEADLNERIVRVNQIFCDLVGYTTANLLTMTYARLTHPDDVELDRTHVKQLLKGDLSSFMIEKRYVRSDGSTVWVALAVSLVRNAQGQPQYLLGVVNDISDRKQAELALQESRNMLKLVLDTIPQRVFWKDRQHRFLGCNPAFASDYGLTPDRVIGKTEDELPSARYAAKYQADDGQVMATRQPKLGYEERASTVGNKDLWTLTSKVPLTNADNVVIGVLGCYEDITARKQVEASLLQLNQELEQRVRERTWELQQAVQVSEAANQAKSTFLATMSHELRTPLNAILGFAQLMARDATLSGDHGQALSIINRSGEHLLMLINDILEMAKIEAGQVSLNAVRFDLHTLLKALGDMLYLRAQDKGLGLVLDCHPTLPRYLVADEPKLRQVLINLLGNAIKFTPVGQVTLRVTPAHPLPSSPPLGALLGVTFAVIDTGIGITAANRDRLFEPFVQVGQGAGTGLGLSISRQFVQMLGGDLTVESQPGQGSTFAFTLTMQVADSVDGETLSPTTPVAGLAAGQPSYRILVVDDESTHRHLLGELLRAVGFEVREADNGQTALDLWQQWRPQLIWLDMRMPILSGPETARALRSQELRAGAAPTKIIALTANAFEDDRARALASGCDDFVRKPFQFDHLLAKLAEHLGVKYTYSPVFATEGNATVLSAEAAIALLRSLPQPLLAQLQQATVQLDGDRLTQLLAQIPIEQKALIDWLSWQINEFAFDTLYPLLEAAQQT, encoded by the coding sequence ATGAGTTCGCTCACTCTGTTCTGTTTTGCCGACGCCCTAGCCCAGGTGCCCCCCCTACTCGCCGCCAGATTTCCCGACTGTCGCGTGGTGCTGGCGACCACAGGCTCGGCGGTGACGGACTACCTCGCACAGCTAGACTCCGCCGAGGTGGCGATCGCCATCGTTCCCGCAAGCTGGCTTGGCACCGAGGCTCTGCGCTCGTTTTGCGATCGCTTTCCCCAGGCGCTGATGGTAGTGCTTGATCCGGTAGTGAAGCCGCCCCTGGCCGATCAACCCAGCACCGACTATTCTGAATCGGTCTATCGCCGATTGCCCCACCCTGGCACCGATGCCGAGCTAGTGTTTACGGTGACCGCTGCCCTGAAGCACTATCGCCAGGAGCAGCAGCTAACTTTGAGCCAAGCCGCCCTAGCCGACGCCCACCGGCAGCTAGATGTGCTGCGAAGGCGGATGTCGGCGCTGATGGTGCAGCTTGATTGGGGCGTAGCTAGCGCCAGCGATCGCGCTCAGACCGAGCGGGCCCTGCGCCGCAGCCAGAGCGGCCTAGCCGAGGCCCAGCGCATTGCCCAGTTGGGCAGCTGGGAGCTTGACCTGGCCAGCCAAACCATCAGCGGGTCGGCAGAGCTGTTGCGCATCTACGGGCTCGACCCGGCCCAGCCCGCGCCCGACTACGACCAGTGGCGACAGATGATTCCCCCGGAGGATTGGCTACCCCTAGAGGCGGCCATTGGGAAGGCGATCGCCCTGGGAACCCCCTACGAGGTCGAGCACCGCATTGTCCGCCCCGATGGCTCGGTGCGCTACCTTTTGGGCCGGGGCGAGGCGGTTTATAACGACCAGGGAGAGGTGGTGCAGCTGCGGGGCACCGGCCAAGACTGCACCGAGGCCAAGCTGGCGGAGCTGGCCCTGCGGCAAAGCGAGGCTAAAAACCAGGCGATTTTCTCGGCGGTGCCCGACCTAACGGCGGTGGTCAACGCCCAGGGGCAGTATGTCGATTTTGCCTACAACCGCTTTACAGGAGAACTCCTGCCCCAAGTCGCCCAAGGTATTGTGGGTGCCTACGTTGCTGACGTGCTGTCCCCCGAGCTTGCCTACGAGTGGCTGACGGCGATCGAGCGCACTCTGGCCACGGGCACCGCACAGTTTTTTGAGCAGCAGCTAAGCTTTGGCGATCGCACGCAGTATGAGGTGGTGCGCATGGTGCCATACCAAGCCGACCAGGTGCTGGTGCTGGTGCGCGACATCAGCGATCGCAAGGGCATTGAGATGGAAATGCGCCGCCACCGCGATCTGCGGGAGGCCATATTCAACGAATCGACCGATGCCCTGTTTATCGTCGATAGCGAGACCGATTTAATTCTCGACTGCAACCAGCGGGCGGTGATGCTGTTTGAGGCCGACAGCGGCGATCGCCTGCTCCAGCGGCGGGGCAACAGCCTTCAGTGCCAGCCCTTTAGCGAGGCTGAGCTGACAGTAGCCCGCCAGGAAGTGGCCAAACACGGCTTCTGGAGCACTGAGGTCGAATATTTGACCCTCAAGGGGGAGCGATTTTGGGGCAACCTGGCCGCCAAGCCCATCTCCGTAGCCGACACCCCCATGCTGCTGGTGCGGGTGACAGACATTACCGATCGCAAGCGCACTGAGCTGGCCCTAGAGCTGGCCAAAGAGCGCTACCGTCGCGCCACCCAGGCGGCCAGAGCGGGCGTGTGGGAACTCAACCTTGCCACCAACACAGGCTACCTCGACCCCACCATCAAAGCCCTGGTGGGATGGGACAGTGAGGTCATCGATGAAAGCCTCGATCAGTGGCTCACCCTGATTCATCCCGAAGATCGAGACCCGTTGAACGCTGCGATTCAAGCCTGCATCCAGGGCAAGACCGAGGAATTCGTGTTTGAGTACCGCATGCCCCACCGCGACGGTTCGGTGGTCTGGGTGCTATCGCGAGGGCATCTGCGACGCAATGCCCAGGGCCAGCCCGAGGCTTTTTTGGGCACCACCACCGACATTACCCCCCTCAAGCAGGTAGAGCTGGCCCTCAAACAGCTTAACGAAGAGCTGGAACAACGCGTACAGCAGCGCACCCAGGCCATGCAAACTCTGGCTGCCGTGGTTGAAAACAGCACCGACTTAATCGGCACGGCCACCCTAGACGGGGTTGCCATCTACCTCAACCAAGCCGGCCAGCGCCTGGTAGGGCTAGAGCATGAACCCGTCGCCGGTCGCTCCATCAAAAGCCTTTTGAGTGCCGCCACAGTGCCTCAATTTGAGCAGGAGGCCCTGCCCACCCTGATGGCTGATGGGATGTGGCAGGGGGAGTCTACCTTTTGCCATGCTCAGACTGGGGAGGCGATCGCCGTTGAGCAGGTGATGTTTTTAGTCAAAGACCCTAATACCCAAGAGCCCCTGTGTCTGGCCACCATTGGCCGCGACATTCGCGATCGCAAACGGTCGGAGCTTGCCGTTCAAGAGAGTGAAACCCGCTTTCGCCAAATTGCTGAGGCGATTGAAGAGGTATTTTGGATGAGCACCGCAGACACCGCCCAAATTTTGTACGTCAGCCCTGGCTTTGAGCAGATCTGGGGCCTGTCCTGCGAGGCGCTTTACCAGTCGACATCGGTCTGGCTCAACAGCATTCACCCCGACGACCGACCAGCGGTGGAGGCCACCCTGCCGGCCACAGCCGCCACCACCTTAGACAAGGTCTATCGCATCTACCGCGCCGATGGCGAACTGCGCTGGATTAGCGATCGCTCCTTTCCTGTGTTGAATGAAGCCGGCGAGGTCTACCGCGTAGTCGGGGTGGCCACCGATATTACCGAGCGCCGCCAGGCGGAGCAAGCGCTGCGGGAGAACGAGGAACTCTTTCGCGGCATCTTTGAGCAGTCGGCCATGGGCATTATCGAGGCCGATTTAAACGAGCGCATTGTGCGGGTCAACCAAATTTTTTGCGACCTGGTGGGCTACACCACCGCCAACCTGCTAACCATGACCTACGCCCGCTTGACCCATCCCGACGATGTGGAACTCGACCGCACCCACGTCAAGCAGCTGCTCAAGGGCGATCTCTCCAGCTTTATGATCGAGAAGCGCTACGTGCGCTCTGACGGATCGACGGTGTGGGTAGCGCTGGCGGTTTCGCTAGTGCGGAATGCCCAGGGCCAGCCGCAATATCTGCTGGGGGTGGTGAACGACATCAGCGATCGCAAGCAGGCCGAGCTAGCCCTGCAAGAGTCTCGCAACATGCTCAAGCTCGTGCTCGACACCATTCCCCAGCGAGTGTTTTGGAAAGATCGCCAACATCGGTTCTTGGGCTGTAACCCAGCCTTTGCCAGCGACTACGGCCTGACTCCCGATCGCGTTATTGGTAAAACCGAGGATGAACTGCCCTCGGCCAGATATGCCGCTAAGTACCAGGCCGACGATGGGCAAGTGATGGCCACCCGCCAGCCCAAACTGGGCTACGAAGAGCGTGCTAGCACGGTCGGCAACAAGGACCTCTGGACCTTGACCAGCAAGGTGCCCCTCACCAACGCTGACAATGTGGTGATCGGCGTGCTGGGCTGCTACGAAGATATCACCGCCCGCAAACAGGTGGAAGCATCGCTACTCCAGCTCAACCAGGAGCTAGAGCAGCGAGTGCGGGAGCGCACCTGGGAACTCCAGCAGGCCGTCCAGGTCTCCGAGGCGGCGAACCAGGCCAAGAGCACCTTTTTGGCCACCATGAGCCATGAGCTGCGCACCCCTCTCAACGCCATTTTGGGCTTTGCTCAGCTCATGGCCCGCGACGCCACCCTCAGCGGCGACCACGGTCAGGCCCTCAGCATTATTAATCGCAGCGGCGAGCACCTGCTGATGCTGATCAACGACATTTTAGAAATGGCCAAAATCGAGGCGGGCCAGGTCAGCCTCAACGCCGTCCGTTTCGATCTCCACACCTTGCTCAAGGCCCTGGGCGATATGCTCTACCTGCGGGCCCAAGACAAAGGGCTGGGGCTGGTCTTAGACTGCCATCCGACCCTGCCTCGCTACCTAGTCGCCGACGAGCCCAAGCTGCGCCAGGTGTTGATCAACCTGCTCGGCAATGCCATTAAGTTCACCCCAGTCGGGCAGGTCACGCTGCGAGTAACTCCGGCCCATCCCCTGCCCTCGTCCCCCCCGCTAGGTGCCCTGCTGGGGGTGACCTTTGCCGTCATCGATACCGGCATTGGCATCACCGCTGCCAATCGCGATCGCCTGTTTGAGCCGTTTGTGCAGGTGGGGCAAGGGGCAGGCACCGGTCTCGGCCTCTCGATTAGCCGTCAGTTTGTGCAAATGTTGGGTGGCGATCTGACGGTCGAAAGCCAGCCCGGCCAGGGATCTACCTTTGCCTTTACCCTGACGATGCAGGTAGCTGATAGCGTAGATGGTGAAACGCTGTCACCGACCACTCCCGTCGCTGGCTTGGCGGCCGGGCAGCCTAGCTACCGTATTTTGGTCGTCGACGACGAGAGCACTCACCGGCACCTGTTGGGCGAGCTCTTACGGGCGGTGGGCTTTGAGGTGCGCGAGGCCGACAATGGCCAGACCGCCCTCGACCTCTGGCAGCAGTGGCGACCCCAGCTGATTTGGCTCGATATGCGCATGCCTATTCTCAGCGGCCCCGAGACGGCCCGCGCCCTGCGCAGTCAGGAGCTGCGCGCAGGCGCAGCTCCCACCAAAATTATTGCCCTCACCGCCAACGCCTTTGAAGACGATCGCGCCCGTGCTCTAGCATCGGGCTGTGACGACTTTGTGCGCAAGCCTTTTCAGTTTGACCATTTGCTCGCCAAGCTGGCTGAGCATTTGGGGGTCAAGTACACCTATAGCCCGGTCTTCGCCACCGAAGGCAATGCTACCGTGCTGTCCGCTGAGGCAGCGATCGCCCTGCTGCGATCGCTGCCTCAGCCGCTGCTGGCCCAGCTCCAGCAGGCCACGGTGCAACTCGACGGCGATCGGCTCACCCAGCTGCTGGCCCAAATTCCCATTGAGCAAAAAGCCCTGATCGATTGGCTGAGCTGGCAGATTAACGAGTTTGCCTTCGATACCCTATATCCGCTGCTAGAAGCGGCCCAGCAAACCTAG
- a CDS encoding response regulator: MTSPNDAVVKGDILIVDDTPDNLRLLSAMLGRHQLGVRKALTGQWAIAAAQAAPPDLILLDIKMPEMSGYEVCQRLKADPLTQAIPVIFISALDDAIDKVKAFAAGGADYITKPFQEAEVLARIAHQLELRRLQAQLVAQNEELVRSNRELEQFASVVSHDLQQPLQSILGYTKLIGLTCPAVQQSPAQPYLKSILDASDRMQQMIQDWLAYAQAGQAQPTFAPVDGNALLDQVILNLKVALTESQAQLCYGDLPTVMGNEVQLMQLFQNLISNGLKFVRPDTVPQITLSVEPLPQAWQFSIHDNGIGIEAEHLGQIFEAFHRLHDAQSYPGSGIGLATCQKIVERHGGQIWAESQPGLGSTFYFTLRAVPDSDG, translated from the coding sequence ATGACTTCCCCTAACGATGCAGTCGTCAAGGGCGACATCTTGATTGTTGACGATACTCCCGACAATCTACGGCTGCTCTCAGCGATGTTAGGACGCCATCAACTGGGGGTGCGTAAGGCGTTGACCGGTCAGTGGGCGATCGCCGCTGCCCAGGCCGCCCCCCCCGACCTAATTTTGCTCGACATCAAAATGCCGGAGATGAGCGGCTATGAAGTCTGCCAGCGGCTGAAGGCTGATCCCTTAACCCAAGCCATTCCGGTGATCTTTATCAGCGCCCTCGACGATGCGATCGACAAGGTCAAGGCCTTTGCTGCCGGCGGGGCCGACTACATCACCAAGCCGTTTCAGGAGGCGGAGGTGCTGGCTCGCATTGCCCACCAGCTAGAGCTGCGGCGGCTTCAGGCCCAGCTGGTGGCTCAGAACGAAGAGCTAGTGCGCTCCAACCGAGAGCTCGAGCAGTTTGCATCGGTGGTGTCCCACGATTTGCAGCAGCCGCTACAGAGTATTTTGGGCTACACCAAACTGATTGGCCTCACCTGCCCCGCCGTGCAGCAGTCGCCGGCCCAGCCCTACCTGAAAAGCATTCTGGATGCCAGCGATCGCATGCAGCAGATGATTCAAGACTGGCTGGCCTACGCCCAGGCGGGGCAGGCCCAGCCGACCTTTGCCCCGGTTGATGGCAACGCCCTGCTCGACCAGGTGATTCTCAATCTCAAGGTGGCCCTGACCGAGTCCCAGGCACAGCTGTGCTATGGCGATTTGCCCACCGTGATGGGGAACGAAGTGCAGCTCATGCAGCTGTTTCAAAACCTGATCAGCAACGGCCTAAAATTTGTCCGGCCGGATACGGTGCCCCAGATCACTCTGTCGGTAGAACCCCTACCCCAGGCCTGGCAATTCAGCATTCACGACAACGGCATTGGCATTGAGGCCGAGCACCTGGGGCAAATTTTCGAGGCCTTTCATCGCCTTCACGATGCCCAGAGCTACCCTGGCAGCGGCATTGGCTTGGCTACCTGTCAAAAGATTGTCGAACGCCACGGCGGCCAGATTTGGGCAGAATCGCAGCCGGGCCTGGGCAGCACCTTTTACTTCACCCTGCGGGCTGTCCCCGACAGTGACGGCTAG
- a CDS encoding response regulator produces the protein MPLPCPDPAMRYADRVAAGETLLIVDDSLENLRFLSKTLKGQGYRVRCARSGAMALLAVNTTQPALILLDIRMPEMDGYAVCQRLKADPNTQAIPVIFLSALDEALDKVKAFEVGAADYLTKPFQVEELLARVANQLTIRRLQHCMTVQNQQLQQEICDRNQAEASLHQATAQLSTLIEHLQVGVILETPTGQVLMVNQPCCDLFRLDLPPAALVGADGQAFAQDSAGLWVDAIAFTRRIAALRQAQQPVVAEEIALADGRTLERDYVPLGGDRGLEGHLWQYRDITARKQAEQILLQNSQALNHFSQSLKHLHRLSLTQFDSFDALLHDYLNTGRQMLGFTGGLVGKIEDGDYVAIATEANLPRLKPDWRCPLDDTFCSLAIYQQRTVSFTHIGTQPELRQHPLYQALRLESYLGTPIWVEGEVYGNLCFFDTTPRPHGFNQHETEIIELMAQSIGKVISTDRLEQQRQRARVKLQQSEERWQLAIQGSNAGIYDLDFRTQTAFFSERYRALLGFSDPATNERLSDDDLRWESRIHPDDYDRVMAVHHAYLIQRRLPTYEVEYRLRCRDQSYKWVISRGQALWDEQGRPIRLVGSTGDISERMRLEAERKQAEAALRQSEEKFRQLAEYIDSVFWIYEPQQRQFAYVSPAYESIWGRSREELYHNARAWVEAVHPDDRDRVIRGLPRRPAPKALAHFSYDEEFRITRPLGQPAWVRVRAFPIRNEQGEVYRLVGVAEDLTQVKRQEESLRLIVEGTAAKTGSDFFESLVRYLADILQVRHVLVTQRLPADPSRTRTLAFWQQGQLGDRLEHDLAGTPCERLIAGEVIYIPQRVQVLYPDDAELRSLGAISFLGIPLVDAASQVIGHLAVIDDKPMVDDHTRELILRIFAARAAAELERQQTEDALRQARETADAANQAKSTFLANMSHELRTPLNTIIGFAQLITRDCHLETQAQDYLKIISRSGEHLLALINDVLEMSKIEAGRISLHVTTFDLSYLLSSLEAMLTLQAEAKGLSLSFDCDPALPTYIATDEGKLRQVLINLLGNAIKFTQAGRVMLRVRCQPVLEQPGVASPEANVALEFAVVDTGPGIDPEDINRLFEPFIQSAAGLRWSEAGLGPSHQGSGLGLPISQQFVQLMGGELTLETRVSQGSTFTFVLPVQRIERSAVFPALDEPPIIGLADNHPPWRLLVVEDHPANRYLLVRLLTAAGFEVQAAQDGYAAVDQARSWCPHLIWMDIRMPGLDGYAATGQIRALHLDPKPVIIALTASPFEEERAKILAAGCDDFVRKPFQMQAILQKIAAYLPVRYRYAAEADASPPSPSAARGAGVGVTPPALVELGLWLRTMSPEWQQSLAQAAIAGSDDRLLELFNQMPDAPVSVAQTLTGWARNFEFDRILDCLRPRAEATRQGDAAV, from the coding sequence ATGCCGCTTCCCTGCCCCGACCCTGCAATGCGCTACGCCGATCGAGTTGCGGCGGGCGAAACTCTGCTGATCGTAGATGACTCCTTAGAAAACCTCAGGTTTCTCTCTAAAACCCTTAAGGGCCAGGGCTATAGGGTGCGGTGCGCCCGCAGCGGGGCCATGGCGCTGCTGGCCGTCAACACCACCCAGCCCGCCCTGATTCTGCTAGATATTCGCATGCCCGAGATGGATGGCTATGCGGTGTGTCAGCGGCTGAAGGCTGACCCCAATACCCAGGCCATCCCGGTGATTTTTCTCAGCGCCCTGGATGAGGCGCTCGATAAGGTTAAGGCCTTTGAGGTGGGGGCTGCCGACTATCTCACCAAACCCTTCCAAGTTGAAGAACTGCTGGCCCGAGTGGCAAATCAGCTGACAATTCGGCGCTTGCAGCACTGCATGACGGTGCAAAACCAGCAGCTTCAGCAGGAAATCTGCGATCGCAACCAGGCCGAGGCCAGCCTTCATCAAGCAACGGCTCAGCTGTCTACGCTGATTGAGCACCTTCAGGTGGGGGTGATATTGGAGACCCCAACCGGCCAGGTGCTCATGGTCAACCAGCCCTGTTGCGACCTGTTTCGCCTGGATCTGCCCCCAGCCGCTCTAGTTGGGGCCGATGGCCAAGCCTTTGCCCAGGATAGTGCCGGTCTGTGGGTCGATGCCATCGCCTTTACTCGGCGCATAGCAGCCCTGCGGCAGGCCCAGCAGCCGGTGGTGGCCGAAGAGATTGCCCTAGCCGATGGTCGCACTCTAGAGCGCGACTACGTGCCCCTAGGAGGCGATCGCGGCCTAGAGGGTCACCTCTGGCAGTACCGCGACATTACTGCCCGCAAGCAAGCCGAGCAAATTTTGCTGCAAAACTCCCAGGCGCTCAACCACTTTAGCCAGAGCCTAAAGCACCTGCACCGCCTCAGCCTGACCCAGTTTGACAGCTTTGATGCCCTGCTCCACGACTACCTCAATACCGGCCGTCAGATGCTGGGATTTACCGGTGGGCTAGTGGGCAAGATCGAGGACGGAGACTACGTGGCGATCGCCACGGAGGCCAATCTACCGAGGCTAAAGCCCGACTGGCGCTGCCCCCTCGACGACACCTTTTGCAGCCTGGCTATTTATCAGCAGCGCACCGTCAGCTTTACCCACATTGGTACCCAGCCGGAGCTGCGCCAGCACCCCCTATATCAAGCACTGCGGCTAGAGTCGTACCTGGGCACCCCAATCTGGGTGGAGGGCGAGGTCTATGGCAACCTGTGCTTTTTTGACACCACCCCGCGCCCCCATGGGTTCAATCAGCACGAAACCGAAATTATTGAGCTGATGGCCCAGAGCATTGGCAAGGTGATCAGCACCGACCGACTAGAGCAGCAGCGGCAGCGAGCCAGGGTCAAACTCCAGCAGAGTGAAGAGCGCTGGCAGTTGGCCATTCAGGGCAGCAACGCGGGCATCTACGACCTCGACTTTCGCACTCAAACGGCGTTTTTCTCCGAGCGCTACAGGGCGCTGCTGGGCTTCAGCGACCCGGCTACGAACGAACGGCTGAGCGATGACGACTTGCGCTGGGAGTCGCGCATTCACCCCGACGATTACGATCGCGTTATGGCGGTGCACCACGCCTACCTAATTCAGCGCCGCCTGCCCACCTACGAAGTTGAGTATCGGCTGCGCTGCCGCGACCAGAGCTACAAGTGGGTGATCTCCCGGGGTCAAGCCCTGTGGGATGAGCAGGGTCGGCCGATTCGCCTAGTGGGCTCGACTGGCGATATCAGCGAACGGATGCGGCTTGAAGCCGAACGCAAGCAGGCTGAGGCCGCCCTGCGCCAGAGCGAAGAAAAATTTCGCCAGCTGGCGGAATACATTGACAGCGTTTTTTGGATCTACGAGCCCCAGCAGCGCCAGTTTGCCTACGTTTCCCCCGCCTACGAAAGCATTTGGGGCCGTAGTCGGGAAGAGCTTTACCACAACGCGCGGGCCTGGGTCGAGGCGGTGCACCCTGACGATCGCGATCGGGTAATCCGAGGCCTGCCCCGCCGTCCGGCGCCTAAAGCTCTGGCCCACTTCAGCTACGACGAAGAATTTCGCATCACTCGTCCCCTAGGCCAACCAGCCTGGGTGCGGGTGCGGGCCTTTCCCATTCGCAACGAGCAGGGGGAAGTCTATCGCCTGGTGGGGGTAGCTGAAGACCTGACCCAGGTGAAGCGCCAAGAGGAATCGCTACGGCTGATTGTGGAAGGCACTGCCGCCAAAACAGGCAGCGATTTCTTTGAGTCGCTGGTGCGCTATCTAGCCGATATTTTGCAGGTGCGCCATGTCCTGGTCACCCAACGGCTGCCGGCAGACCCAAGCCGCACCCGCACCCTGGCCTTTTGGCAGCAGGGTCAACTGGGCGATCGCCTAGAGCATGACCTAGCGGGCACTCCCTGTGAGCGACTGATAGCGGGCGAAGTGATCTATATACCTCAGCGGGTGCAAGTGCTCTACCCTGACGATGCCGAGCTGAGGTCGCTAGGGGCAATCAGCTTCTTGGGCATTCCCCTAGTGGATGCGGCCTCCCAGGTGATTGGCCACCTGGCGGTGATCGACGACAAACCCATGGTCGACGACCACACCCGCGAGCTAATTTTGCGCATTTTTGCAGCTCGGGCGGCGGCGGAGCTAGAGCGCCAGCAGACCGAAGATGCCCTGCGCCAGGCCCGCGAAACCGCCGACGCCGCCAACCAGGCCAAAAGCACCTTTTTAGCCAATATGAGTCACGAGCTGCGCACACCCCTCAACACCATCATCGGCTTTGCCCAGCTGATTACCCGTGATTGCCATCTAGAGACCCAGGCCCAAGACTACCTAAAAATTATTAGCCGTAGCGGCGAGCACCTGCTGGCGCTAATCAATGACGTGCTTGAGATGTCAAAAATTGAAGCTGGGCGGATTTCGCTCCATGTCACCACCTTTGATCTGTCGTACCTGCTGTCTAGCCTAGAGGCCATGCTTACCCTCCAGGCCGAGGCCAAAGGGCTCAGTCTGAGCTTTGACTGTGACCCGGCCTTGCCCACCTACATCGCCACCGACGAGGGCAAACTGCGCCAGGTGTTGATCAACCTGCTGGGCAACGCCATCAAATTTACCCAAGCCGGTCGGGTGATGCTGCGAGTGCGCTGCCAGCCAGTTCTGGAACAGCCCGGGGTGGCCAGTCCTGAAGCCAACGTAGCCCTGGAGTTTGCCGTAGTTGATACCGGCCCCGGCATTGACCCTGAGGATATTAACCGCCTGTTTGAGCCCTTCATTCAGAGTGCGGCGGGGCTGCGATGGTCAGAGGCCGGTTTAGGGCCATCGCACCAGGGCAGCGGCTTGGGTCTGCCCATCAGCCAACAGTTTGTGCAGCTGATGGGAGGTGAGCTCACCCTTGAGACCCGAGTTAGCCAGGGATCAACCTTTACCTTTGTGCTGCCCGTGCAGCGGATCGAGCGATCGGCGGTGTTTCCGGCCCTCGACGAACCCCCAATTATCGGTCTGGCCGACAATCACCCCCCCTGGCGGCTGTTGGTGGTTGAAGACCACCCGGCCAACCGCTACCTGCTGGTGCGCCTGCTCACCGCCGCCGGATTTGAGGTGCAGGCGGCCCAGGATGGCTACGCCGCCGTCGACCAGGCTCGCAGCTGGTGTCCTCACCTGATCTGGATGGACATTCGCATGCCCGGTCTCGACGGCTATGCTGCTACGGGCCAAATTCGGGCCCTGCACCTTGACCCTAAACCAGTGATTATTGCCCTCACCGCCAGCCCTTTTGAAGAAGAGCGAGCTAAAATCTTAGCCGCCGGGTGCGATGATTTCGTACGCAAGCCCTTTCAGATGCAGGCGATACTGCAAAAGATCGCTGCCTATCTGCCGGTGCGCTACCGCTACGCTGCTGAGGCTGACGCCTCTCCCCCTTCTCCCAGCGCTGCTAGGGGGGCTGGAGTAGGAGTTACCCCGCCCGCACTGGTGGAGCTGGGGCTGTGGTTACGAACGATGTCCCCTGAGTGGCAACAAAGTTTGGCCCAGGCGGCCATTGCCGGTTCCGACGATCGTCTGCTTGAGCTGTTCAACCAGATGCCCGACGCTCCAGTTAGCGTGGCTCAAACCTTGACTGGCTGGGCCAGAAACTTTGAGTTTGATCGCATTCTTGACTGTCTGCGCCCTAGGGCCGAGGCGACCCGCCAGGGAGACGCTGCGGTGTAG